A window of Castanea sativa cultivar Marrone di Chiusa Pesio chromosome 1, ASM4071231v1 contains these coding sequences:
- the LOC142611585 gene encoding uncharacterized protein LOC142611585: MELSYMVSTENNVTNRDELCVLFDRHPGIMSAIRVICESTRWHHRFCLRHVASNFNQKIGNKNLKDMVMWAGMENQLRKYQITRDRITQLNADGDKYLRELPVQKWTLAHDGGRRYGAMTTNLSKSFNGVLKCARNLPITALVELTYYRYVAYFADRYTKARVEITAVRTPINLNSAYRGNHRHEVNLRESTCSCQKWQVYKIPCSHVIAVCKYQGISAMRYIDRCYCLEEQVACYAPRFRMVPNSVHWNKPDFLVLYPNVKLRRAKGRPRSTRLLNEMDLGTEHKPRPLCNLCRKEYHNRRTCPTRTVAGSTSGQIE, translated from the exons ATGGAACTTTCCTATATGGTAAGTACAGAG AATAATGTCACTAATCGAGATGAGTTATGTGTCTTATTTGATCGCCACCCTGGTATAATGTCAGCAATACGGGTTATATGTGAATCGACACGTTGGCATCATCGTTTTTGCCTTCGCCATGTGGCTAGcaatttcaatcaaaaaattGGGAATAAAAACTTAAAGGATATGGTAATGTGGGCAGGCATGGAGAATCAACTACGAAAGTATCAAATAACAAGGGATAGAATAACTCAATTAAATGCAGATGGTGATAAGTATTTAAGGGAATTACCAGTGCAGAAGTGGACATTGGCACACGATGGTGGACGTCGTTATGGGGCAATGACCACAAATTTGTCTAAAAGCTTCAACGGTGTTCTAAAGTGTGCTAGAAATCTACCCATAACTGCATTAGTTGAGCTTACATACTACCGTTATGTAGCCTACTTTGCCGATCGATATACTAAGGCACGCGTAGAGATTACAGCTG TCAGAACACCAATAAACCTTAACTCTGCATATAGGGGTAATCATCGTCATGAGGTAAATTTGAGGGAGAGCACTTGTAGTTGTCAAAAATGGCAGGTTTATAAGATTCCGTGCTCACATGTCATTGCCGTGTGTAAATATCAAGGCATCTCTGCAATGCGATATATCGACCGTTGCTACTGTTTGGAAGAACAAGTTGCTTGTTATGCACCTAGATTTCGTATGGTTCCAAACAGTGTACATTGGAATAAGCCTGATTTTCTGGTCTTGTATCCTAATGTGAAGTTGCGCCGTGCAAAAGGTCGACCAAGATCAACTCGGCTTCTAAATGAAATGGATTTAGGGACAGAGCATAAACCAAGGCCATTGTGCAACCTCTGTAGGAAAGAATACCATAACAGAAGAACATGCCCCACTCGAACTGTGGCTGGCTCCACTAGTGGCCAAATTGAATGA